A stretch of the Solanum dulcamara chromosome 6, daSolDulc1.2, whole genome shotgun sequence genome encodes the following:
- the LOC129891726 gene encoding grpE protein homolog 2, mitochondrial-like — MSLSRISSRFSRNVLTQCRNSLLLYYRQNQQHHVPLLSSQFHSIRNIREKVSLVPESPLQRFGISSSASPQPDEKETSQSQGGESGTEKASASADSRIKSEKDESDLDLEDLSRDDLVKYVIEKEELLKMKHEELRNMQDKVLRTYAEMENVMERTRREAENTKKFAIQNFVKALLDVSDNLGRASYVVKESFSKIDVSKDTTGAVPLLKTLLEGVEMTDKQLAEVFKKFGVEKIDPTNEEFDPNKHNAVFQVPDPEKAPGMIAVCLKPGYTLHDRVIRPAEVGVTVAVESTGN; from the exons ATGTCGTTGAGTAGAATCTCATCTCGGTTCTCAAGGAATGTGTTGACACAGTGCCGTAACTCTCTGCTCCTCTATTATAGACAGAATCAACAGCACCATGTTCCCTTACTTTCATCTCAGTTCCACTCAATTCGCAATATAAGAGAAAAG GTGTCTCTAGTTCCTGAATCCCCCTTGCAACGTTTTGGAATCTCATCCTCTGCATCCCCCCAACCTGATGAAAAAGAAACATCTCAGTCCCAAGGAGGAGAAAGCGGAACAGAGAAAGCTTCAGCTTCTGCTGATTCTCGCATTAAGTCTGAGAAGGATGAATCAG ATTTGGATTTGGAGGATCTTTCTAGGGATGACCTGGTCAAATATGTGATTGAGAAGGAAGAACTCCTTAAGATGAAACATGAGGAGCTTCGAAACATGCAGGATAAGGTTCTTCGGACTTATGCAGAGATGGAGAATGTCATGGAGAGAACTAGACGAGAAGCAGAAAATACCAAGAAGTTTGCCATTCAG AATTTTGTGAAAGCCCTTCTAGATGTTTCTGATAATCTGGGAAGGGCTTCTTACGTTGTAAAAGAGAGCTTCTCCAAAATTGATGTATCTAAAGACACAACTGGTGCCGTGCCACTTCTGAAGACTCTTCTGGAAGGTGTTGAAATGACTGATAAACAGCTGGCAGAG GTATTCAAAAAATTTGGTGTTGAAAAAATTGATCCTACCAATGAAGAATTTGATCCAAATAAGCATAATGCAGTATTTCAAGTACCTGATCCTGAAAAGGCTCCCGGAATGATTGCTGTTTGTCTtaag CCAGGGTACACCTTGCATGACCGAGTTATTCGACCTGCTGAAGTTGGTGTGACAGTAGCTGTGGAAAGTACAGGGAATTGA
- the LOC129893453 gene encoding upstream activation factor subunit UAF30: MLPQRMKKVMTDNPKKLANLIDLVNLPSTLREFTGQSQTSRLGCFKRVWSYIKENNLQDPNNKNLVNCDEKLKSILLGKSQVELTELPTLIKLHFPKQPR; the protein is encoded by the exons ATGCTGCCACAGCGGATGAAAAAGGTTATGACTGACAATCCAAAGAAGTTAGCCAATTTGATTGACCTAGTAAATCTCCCTTCAACACTTAGAGAGTTCACGGGTCAGTCGCAGACCTCCCGCTTGGGTTGTTTTAAGCGTGTCTGGTCTTACATCAAGGAAAACAATCTCCAG GATCCAAACAACAAGAACTTGGTTAATTGCGATGAAAAGTTGAAGAGTATCTTGTTGGGTAAGTCCCAGGTTGAGCTGACTGAACTACCGACGCTGATCAAGCTGCACTTCCCTAAGCAACCAAGATGA
- the LOC129893027 gene encoding EH domain-containing protein 1-like isoform X1, with product MEFDTSPINRCSKEHEKIYQQWFNFADSDGDGRLTGGDATKFFAMSNLPRPELKQVWAIADSKRQGFLSFRDFVVGMQLVSLAQAGRAVTNDLLNADVDFENLPPPTMEGLDGLLAKKKLMPKSEQDQNAASAPVPAAPATSWFSSSKSSKKVSLTSVTSIVDGLKKLYIQKLKPLEVAYHFNDFVSPLLANSDFDAKPMVMLLGQYSTGKTTFIKHLLKMSYPGAHIGPEPTTDRFVVVMNGPDERSIPGNTIAVQADMPFSGLTTFGTAFLSKFECSQMSHPLLEHFTLVDTPGVLSGEKQRTQRSYDFTGVTSWFAAKCDLILLLFDPHKLDISDEFKRVIASLRGHDDKIRVVLNKADQVDTQQLMRVYGALMWSLGKVLNTPEVARVYIGSFNDKPMREAAAGPLGKELFEKEQDDLLTDLKNIPKKACDRRINEFVKRARAAKIHAYIIGHLRKEMPAMIGKAKTQQRLIDELENEFGKVQREFHLPAGDFPNVEHFREVLSGYSFDRFEKLKPKMIQDVDDMLGYDIPELLKNFRNPYD from the exons atggAGTTTGATACAAGCCCCATTAATCGATGTTCAAAAGAACACGAGAAGATCTATCAACAATGGTTCAATTTTGCTGATTctg ATGGAGATGGGCGTCTCACTGGTGGAGATGCCACCAAGTTCTTTGCCATGTCCAATTTGCCTCGACCAGAACTCAAGCag GTGTGGGCAATTGCAGATTCCAAACGACAAGGTTTTCTCAGTTTTAGAGATTTTGTTGTTGGAATGCAG TTGGTCTCTTTGGCGCAGGCTGGCCGTGCAGTAACCAATGATCTTTTAAATGCTGATG TTGACTTTGAAAATTTGCCACCTCCTACAATGGAAGGTCTGGATGGTCTTCTTGCT AAGAAGAAGCTGATGCCTAAAAGCGAACAGGATCAGAATG CAGCCAGTGCTCCTGTCCCGGCTGCACCAGCAACTAGTTGGTTTTCATCATCAAAATCTTCAAAGAAG GTCTCTTTAACCTCCGTCACATCAATAGTTGATGGACTGAAGAAGTTGTACATCCAAAAACTAAAGCCACTAGAAGTCGCATATCACTTTAATGATTTTGTCTCTCCTTTGTTG GCAAATAGTGATTTTGATGCCAAGCCGATGGTGATGCTTTTGGGCCAGTACTCCACAGGCAAAACAACATTCATTAAACATTTACTTAAAATGAGTTATCCAG GTGCTCACATTGGACCAGAGCCTACAACAGACAGATTTGTGGTTGTCATG AATGGACCTGATGAAAGAAGTATTCCAGGAAACACAATTGCTGTTCAAGCAGATATGCCATTTAGCGGTCTGACAACTTTTGGAACTGCGTTTTTGTCAAAGTTTGAGTGTTCTCAAATGTCGCATCCT TTGTTGGAGCATTTTACATTGGTGGATACGCCTGGAGTTTTATCTGGGGAAAAGCAGAGAACACAAAGGAGCTATGACTTTACTGGTGTGACTTCCTGGTTTGCTGCCAAGTGTGATCTCATCCTTCTTTTGTTTGATCCTCACAAGCTTGATATAAGTGATGAATTCAAACGTGTCATTGCTTCTCTTCGAGGTCATGATGATAAGATACGTGTGGTTCTGAACAAAGCTgaccaagttgatactcaacaA CTTATGAGGGTTTATGGAGCATTAATGTGGTCTTTAGGGAAAGTTCTAAATACTCCTGAGGTTGCTCGCGTCTACATAGG ATCATTTAATGACAAACCAATGAGAGAAGCTGCAGCAGGGCCACTCGGGAAAGAACTTTTTGAAAAGGAACAAGATGATCTCCTTACAGACTTGAAAAACATACCAAAGAAGGCTTGTGATCGTCGT ATCAATGAATTTGTAAAACGCGCTAGAGCTGCCAAGATACATGCTTACATAATCGGTCACCTCAGAAAAGAGATGCCTGCTATGATAGGCAAAGCCAAGACCCAACAGAGACTCATCGATGAATTGGAAAACGAATTTGGAAAG GTTCAAAGGGAATTCCATCTGCCTGCTGGGGATTTTCCAAATGTCGAACACTTCAGGGAAGTTCTCAGTGGATATAGCTTTGACAGATTCGAGAAGTTGAAGCCAAAGATGATACAAGATGTTGACGATATGCTTGGTTATGACATCCCTGAACTTCTCAAGAATTTCAGGAATCCTTATGACTAA
- the LOC129893027 gene encoding EH domain-containing protein 1-like isoform X2 has protein sequence MEFDTSPINRCSKEHEKIYQQWFNFADSDGDGRLTGGDATKFFAMSNLPRPELKQVWAIADSKRQGFLSFRDFVVGMQLVSLAQAGRAVTNDLLNADVDFENLPPPTMEGLDGLLAKKKLMPKSEQDQNASAPVPAAPATSWFSSSKSSKKVSLTSVTSIVDGLKKLYIQKLKPLEVAYHFNDFVSPLLANSDFDAKPMVMLLGQYSTGKTTFIKHLLKMSYPGAHIGPEPTTDRFVVVMNGPDERSIPGNTIAVQADMPFSGLTTFGTAFLSKFECSQMSHPLLEHFTLVDTPGVLSGEKQRTQRSYDFTGVTSWFAAKCDLILLLFDPHKLDISDEFKRVIASLRGHDDKIRVVLNKADQVDTQQLMRVYGALMWSLGKVLNTPEVARVYIGSFNDKPMREAAAGPLGKELFEKEQDDLLTDLKNIPKKACDRRINEFVKRARAAKIHAYIIGHLRKEMPAMIGKAKTQQRLIDELENEFGKVQREFHLPAGDFPNVEHFREVLSGYSFDRFEKLKPKMIQDVDDMLGYDIPELLKNFRNPYD, from the exons atggAGTTTGATACAAGCCCCATTAATCGATGTTCAAAAGAACACGAGAAGATCTATCAACAATGGTTCAATTTTGCTGATTctg ATGGAGATGGGCGTCTCACTGGTGGAGATGCCACCAAGTTCTTTGCCATGTCCAATTTGCCTCGACCAGAACTCAAGCag GTGTGGGCAATTGCAGATTCCAAACGACAAGGTTTTCTCAGTTTTAGAGATTTTGTTGTTGGAATGCAG TTGGTCTCTTTGGCGCAGGCTGGCCGTGCAGTAACCAATGATCTTTTAAATGCTGATG TTGACTTTGAAAATTTGCCACCTCCTACAATGGAAGGTCTGGATGGTCTTCTTGCT AAGAAGAAGCTGATGCCTAAAAGCGAACAGGATCAGAATG CCAGTGCTCCTGTCCCGGCTGCACCAGCAACTAGTTGGTTTTCATCATCAAAATCTTCAAAGAAG GTCTCTTTAACCTCCGTCACATCAATAGTTGATGGACTGAAGAAGTTGTACATCCAAAAACTAAAGCCACTAGAAGTCGCATATCACTTTAATGATTTTGTCTCTCCTTTGTTG GCAAATAGTGATTTTGATGCCAAGCCGATGGTGATGCTTTTGGGCCAGTACTCCACAGGCAAAACAACATTCATTAAACATTTACTTAAAATGAGTTATCCAG GTGCTCACATTGGACCAGAGCCTACAACAGACAGATTTGTGGTTGTCATG AATGGACCTGATGAAAGAAGTATTCCAGGAAACACAATTGCTGTTCAAGCAGATATGCCATTTAGCGGTCTGACAACTTTTGGAACTGCGTTTTTGTCAAAGTTTGAGTGTTCTCAAATGTCGCATCCT TTGTTGGAGCATTTTACATTGGTGGATACGCCTGGAGTTTTATCTGGGGAAAAGCAGAGAACACAAAGGAGCTATGACTTTACTGGTGTGACTTCCTGGTTTGCTGCCAAGTGTGATCTCATCCTTCTTTTGTTTGATCCTCACAAGCTTGATATAAGTGATGAATTCAAACGTGTCATTGCTTCTCTTCGAGGTCATGATGATAAGATACGTGTGGTTCTGAACAAAGCTgaccaagttgatactcaacaA CTTATGAGGGTTTATGGAGCATTAATGTGGTCTTTAGGGAAAGTTCTAAATACTCCTGAGGTTGCTCGCGTCTACATAGG ATCATTTAATGACAAACCAATGAGAGAAGCTGCAGCAGGGCCACTCGGGAAAGAACTTTTTGAAAAGGAACAAGATGATCTCCTTACAGACTTGAAAAACATACCAAAGAAGGCTTGTGATCGTCGT ATCAATGAATTTGTAAAACGCGCTAGAGCTGCCAAGATACATGCTTACATAATCGGTCACCTCAGAAAAGAGATGCCTGCTATGATAGGCAAAGCCAAGACCCAACAGAGACTCATCGATGAATTGGAAAACGAATTTGGAAAG GTTCAAAGGGAATTCCATCTGCCTGCTGGGGATTTTCCAAATGTCGAACACTTCAGGGAAGTTCTCAGTGGATATAGCTTTGACAGATTCGAGAAGTTGAAGCCAAAGATGATACAAGATGTTGACGATATGCTTGGTTATGACATCCCTGAACTTCTCAAGAATTTCAGGAATCCTTATGACTAA